Proteins encoded by one window of Lycium barbarum isolate Lr01 chromosome 11, ASM1917538v2, whole genome shotgun sequence:
- the LOC132618003 gene encoding uncharacterized protein LOC132618003 isoform X1, with protein sequence MDKAKAPQVFVGIKNSPTNSQTKIHTSFFQSSVLAIKKRKPPSLVSLCLGVIGRHFEDIIEDLTEIAANFPSTMKMALVAIARRRRLLNDDVIVALADSSWQILDLSGSEVSDFGLSKVVTTCKHLGAVDISRCSKLTSASVSELLLNCQSLEILRWGGCSRSENTARRCFALLKPTLEHVEGDSWEELDTSEIAHGATSLRWLLWPKIEKDMLESLSEECPRIIVNPKLSPLGYRGLDIPREARLDVSLDDPIVEDIDPKTWAVSGFVPRTSASSVTSTEDLPVAEKFRLAFLERDTRLAPKRAKNARQHQRRAEKEWVMMNSRAKALALASLASKSLNIRN encoded by the exons ATGGACAAAGCAAAAGCCCCTCAAGTCTTTGTTGGCATAAAGAATTCTCCTACTAATTCACAAACTAAAATTCATACCTCTTTTTTTCAATCATCTG TATTAGCTATCAAGAAGAGAAAGCCTCCCAGCTTAGTGAGCTTGTGTCTCGGAGTTATTGGCAGGCATTTTGAGGATATCATCGAAGACCTCACCGAGATTGCTGCTAATTTTCCGTCCACCATGAAG ATGGCACTTGTGGCAATTGCAAGAAGGAGAAGGTTATTGaatgatgatgttattgttgcATTGGCTGATAGCTCGTGGCAAATCCTCGATTTATCTGGTTCAGAGGTTTCTGATTTTGGCCTATCAAAAGTGGTTACGACATGCAAACATCTGGGAGCAGTTGATATAAG TCGCTGCAGCAAGCTCACGTCAGCCAGTGTATCAGAACTCTTGCTGAACTGCCAGTCTCTTGAAATACTGAGATGGGG AGGCTGCTCTCGGAGTGAGAACACAGCTCGTAGATGCTTCGCTTTGTTGAAGCCAACACTAGAGCATGTTGAAGGAGATTCTTGGGAGGAACTTGACACTTCAGAAATAGCTCATGGTGCGACTTCCTTGCGCTGGCTTTTATGG CCAAAAATAGAAAAGGACATGCTGGAAAGTTTGTCTGAAGAATGCCCACGCATCATAGTTAATCCGAAGCTGTCGCCATTAGGTTACAGGGGGCTTGATATTCCTAGAGAAGCAAGACTAGATGTATCGTTAGATGATCCAATTGTTGAAGATATTGACCCCAAGACGTGGGCAGTATCTGGATTTGTACCTAGAACATCAGCATCATCAGTTACAAGCACAGAAGATTTGCCTGTGGCAGAAAAGTTTAGACTTGCATTTCTTGAGAGAGATACTAGACTAGCCCCAAAGCGAGCAAAGAATGCAAGACAACACCAGCGACGTGCAGAAAAGGAATGGGTGATGATGAATAGTAGGGCAAAAGCACTAGCACTTGCCTCTCTGGCGAGCAAATCCCTGAACATTCGGAACTGA
- the LOC132618003 gene encoding uncharacterized protein LOC132618003 isoform X2 codes for MDKAKAPQVFVGIKNSPTNSQTKIHTSFFQSSVLAIKKRKPPSLVSLCLGVIGRHFEDIIEDLTEIAANFPSTMKMALVAIARRRRLLNDDVIVALADSSWQILDLSGSEVSDFGLSKVVTTCKHLGAVDIRGCSRSENTARRCFALLKPTLEHVEGDSWEELDTSEIAHGATSLRWLLWPKIEKDMLESLSEECPRIIVNPKLSPLGYRGLDIPREARLDVSLDDPIVEDIDPKTWAVSGFVPRTSASSVTSTEDLPVAEKFRLAFLERDTRLAPKRAKNARQHQRRAEKEWVMMNSRAKALALASLASKSLNIRN; via the exons ATGGACAAAGCAAAAGCCCCTCAAGTCTTTGTTGGCATAAAGAATTCTCCTACTAATTCACAAACTAAAATTCATACCTCTTTTTTTCAATCATCTG TATTAGCTATCAAGAAGAGAAAGCCTCCCAGCTTAGTGAGCTTGTGTCTCGGAGTTATTGGCAGGCATTTTGAGGATATCATCGAAGACCTCACCGAGATTGCTGCTAATTTTCCGTCCACCATGAAG ATGGCACTTGTGGCAATTGCAAGAAGGAGAAGGTTATTGaatgatgatgttattgttgcATTGGCTGATAGCTCGTGGCAAATCCTCGATTTATCTGGTTCAGAGGTTTCTGATTTTGGCCTATCAAAAGTGGTTACGACATGCAAACATCTGGGAGCAGTTGATATAAG AGGCTGCTCTCGGAGTGAGAACACAGCTCGTAGATGCTTCGCTTTGTTGAAGCCAACACTAGAGCATGTTGAAGGAGATTCTTGGGAGGAACTTGACACTTCAGAAATAGCTCATGGTGCGACTTCCTTGCGCTGGCTTTTATGG CCAAAAATAGAAAAGGACATGCTGGAAAGTTTGTCTGAAGAATGCCCACGCATCATAGTTAATCCGAAGCTGTCGCCATTAGGTTACAGGGGGCTTGATATTCCTAGAGAAGCAAGACTAGATGTATCGTTAGATGATCCAATTGTTGAAGATATTGACCCCAAGACGTGGGCAGTATCTGGATTTGTACCTAGAACATCAGCATCATCAGTTACAAGCACAGAAGATTTGCCTGTGGCAGAAAAGTTTAGACTTGCATTTCTTGAGAGAGATACTAGACTAGCCCCAAAGCGAGCAAAGAATGCAAGACAACACCAGCGACGTGCAGAAAAGGAATGGGTGATGATGAATAGTAGGGCAAAAGCACTAGCACTTGCCTCTCTGGCGAGCAAATCCCTGAACATTCGGAACTGA